In Populus nigra chromosome 1, ddPopNigr1.1, whole genome shotgun sequence, one genomic interval encodes:
- the LOC133670844 gene encoding serine hydroxymethyltransferase 7-like: MDSKLNLGFHRTQITDDSISLQLDSSLRDLPTANPVSPVPLQLLEPLTESHYCNNQNGEKEEDDDDRDVEEFRILGHSLCFKRRRESDSLRSNKREASSSSNGLDVEERRSLVKTWGNQPLSAADSEIFEIMEKEKERQFKGIELIASENFVCRAVMEALGSHLTNKYSEGMPAARYYGGNQYIDEIELLCCKRALEAFGLDSESWGVNVQPYSCTSANFAVYTGLLLPGDRIMGLDTPSGGNTSHGYYTPHGRKVSGASIFFESLPYKVNPQTGYIDLDKLEERALDFRPKILICGGSSYPREWDYARLRHIADKCGAVLMCDMAQISGLVAAKECLNPFVYCDIVTSTTHKSLRGPRGGIIFYRKGTKPRKRGIHLGQGDESDQYDFEEKINFAVFPSLQGGPHNNHIAALAIAFKQVATPEYKAYMQQVKKNAQYLAAALLRRKCRLVTGGTDNHLLLWDLRPLGLTGKAYEKVCELCHITVNKIAIFGENGTITPGGVRIGTPAMTSRGCLESDFETIADFLLKAAHIAYMVLREHGKLQKAFMNGLQTKKEILELQKQVENFATQFAMPGFDM; this comes from the exons atggaCTCTAAATTAAATCTAGGGTTTCACCGTACACAAATAACCGACGATTCAATCTCTCTCCAGCTCGACTCCAGCCTCCGCGACCTCCCCACCGCAAACCCGGTTTCACCCGTTCCTCTCCAATTGCTCGAGCCACTGACCGAGTCTCACTACTGCAATAACCAAAAcggagagaaagaagaagacgacGATGACAGAGATGTCGAGGAGTTTAGGATATTAGGGCACTCTTTGTGTTTCAAACGCCGAAGAGAGAGCGATTCTTTGAGGAGCAATAAAAGAGAGGCATCCTCCTCTTCTAATGGATTGGATGTTGAAGAGCGCAGGAGTCTTGTCAAAACATGGGGGAACCAGCCGCTAAGCGCGGCGGATTCGGAGATTTTTGAGATAatggagaaagagaaagagaggcaGTTTAAAGGGATTGAATTGATTGCGTCGGAGAATTTTGTATGTAGGGCGGTAATGGAGGCTCTTGGAAGTCATTTAACGAATAAGTATTCGGAGGGAATGCCTGCAGCGCGATATTATGGTGGGAATCAGTACATTGATGAGATTGAACTGCTGTGTTGTAAGAGAGCACTGGAGGCTTTTGGTTTGGATTCTGAGAGTTGGGGAGTAAATGTGCAGCCGTATTCGTGTACTTCGGCTAATTTCGCTGTGTATACTGGGTTGTTGTTGCCGGGGGATAGGATTATGGGGTTGGACACACCATCTGGAGGGAATACTAGTCATGGCTATTATACCCCTCATGGGCGGAAGGTTTCCGGTGCATCTATTTTCTTCGAGAGTTTGCCTTATAAGGTCAATCCTCAAACTGGGTATATTGATTTAGATAAGTTAGAGGAGAGAGCACTTGATTTTAGGCCAAAAATACTCATTTGTGGTGGTAGCTCGTATCCAAGGGAGTGGGATTATGCGAGGTTAAGGCATATCGCAGATAAGTGTGGTGCTGTGCTTATGTGTGATATGGCACAGATTAGTGGTCTTGTTGCTGCTAAG GAATGTCTGAACCCCTTTGTTTACTGTGATATTGTTACCTCAACAACCCATAAAAGTCTTCGAGGTCCAAGGGGAGGCATCATTTTCTACAGGAAGGGTACAAAACCAAGGAAAAGGGGGATCCATCTAGGTCAAGGAGATGAGAGTGATCAATATGATTTCGAGGAAAAGATAAATTTTGCTGTTTTTCCATCATTGCAAGGTGGACCGCATAATAACCACATTGCTGCTCTTGCCATAGCCTTTAAACAAGTGGCTACCCCTGAGTACAAGGCATACATGCAACAGGTGAAGAAAAACGCACAGTATTTAGCAGCTGCTTTGCTGAGAAGAAAATGCAGGCTAGTAACTGGAGGCACAGATAACCATTTGCTACTCTGGGATCTCAGGCCTTTGGGATTAACAG GTAAAGCTTATGAAAAGGTCTGCGAGTTGTGCCACATCACAGTAAATAAAATTGCTATTTTTGGGGAGAATGGAACTATTACTCCTGGAGGTGTAAGGATTG GTACTCCTGCCATGACTTCAAGAGGTTGCCTGGAATCTGATTTTGAGACAATTGCTGATTTTCTCCTGAAAGCTGCACATATTGCTTATATGGTGCTGCGTGAACATGGGAAGCTGCAGAAGGCTTTCATGAATGGTCTGCAAACcaagaaagaaattttagagCTCCAGAAGCAAGTTGAAAATTTTGCAACTCAGTTTGCAATGCCAGGTTTTGACATGTGA
- the LOC133701727 gene encoding uncharacterized protein LOC133701727 — translation MQRKETHKKLLNFTTFPSILQYIVFDFYFFSLPIMDPSCNLSVNGFYNLLTRELDELDQSFLSHNFISIQFLSKVLSSLQSFYSELTTLVQKLHLPVGEKWLDEYMDESSRLWEACHVLKSGVLGMENYHSSGTNITSSIDDFHPHLNAQVSRQVIRAIMGCQREIRGLEEDNKSLIETRVEALSLQFEGNKRNMVMTDQSSWFNSFNGFRGVLYAMRIVNSLLLMILFAGLVYCWPSSWQDSADQYCEEAGSAFMASMARLQRRVASEMEQIGGQSSASEGIILYEFRQAKIAMEELKVELESTVVDDQYELEIDIQDKVDRLRSCFGLLACGVESIIGQLDDFFDEIVEGRKKLLGMCTHRPS, via the exons atgcaaagaaaagaaactcaTAAGAAGCTATTGAACTTCACTACTTTTCCTTCGATCTTGCAATATAtcgtatttgatttttattttttttctcttcctatAATGGATCCTTCATGCAACCTTTCTGTCAATGGCTTCTACAACTTGCTTACAAGAGAACTTGATGAACTTGATCAGAGTTTCCTATCTCATAACTTCATCTCGATTCAATTCCTTTCGAAAGTTCTATCCTCTCTCCAATCATTTTATTCCGAGTTAACCACTCTGGTTCAAAAGCTTCACCTCCCCGTAGGAGAAAAGTGGCTTGACGAGTACATGGATGAAAGCTCCAGGCTCTGGGAAGCCTGTCATGTGCTCAAATCAGGTGTTTTAGGAATGGAAAATTATCACTCTTCCGGCACCAATATAACATCCTCTATCGATGACTTTCATCCCCATTTGAATGCACAGGTTTCACGTCAG GTTATTCGTGCAATCATGGGTTGTCAAAGGGAAATAAGAGGGTTGGAAGAGGATAATAAGAGCTTGATAGAAACAAGAGTTGAAGCATTATCACTGCAGTttgaaggaaacaaaagaaacatgGTAATGACAGATCAATCAAGCTGGTTCAACTCATTCAATGGGTTTCGAGGTGTTCTGTACGCAATGAGGATTGTCAACTCACTGCTCCTAATGATCCTGTTTGCTGGGCTAGTATACTGTTGGCCTTCTTCTTGGCAAGATTCAGCTGATCAGTACTGTGAGGAGGCTGGTTCAGCCTTTATGGCTTCAATGGCAAGGTTGCAGCGAAGAGTAGCAAGTGAGATGGAACAAATTGGTGGGCAATCATCAGCTTCAGAAGGGATCATACTTTATGAGTTTAGGCAAGCCAAGATTGCAATGGAAGAGCTCAAAGTAGAGCTGGAGAGTACTGTTGTGGATGATCAGTATGAATTAGAAATTGACATTCAGGACAAAGTTGACAGATTGAGGAGTTGCTTTGGATTGTTGGCATGTGGGGTTGAGTCCATAATTGGACAACTCGATGATTTCTTTGATGAAATAGTTGAAGGGAGAAAGAAGCTTTTGGGCATGTGCACTCATCGGCCTAGCTAG